AATTGCTGACGACGACGAGGACGACGACGACGGCGCTGGGAACCGGAACCATGCGGACAGCTGAAAAATGATTCCTCATCGTTTTTTTCCCGTGAATGATGTTGAGACGGCCAGGGCAGCACTGGAATCAATTGAACTTTCATCAGTGTGAACGTGTGGCATAAAGTTTCCTGTTTGTTTGAGCATtgctgaagaaaaaaataataaacgagTGTTTTGTTGACGCAGGAACGTATGCAGGATACTGAACGGAGAGTTCCATGCATGGgagatttattttaaattttgacaACGTTTCGACGCGTGATAATCGAGTCCTGATAACGAGAAACAGAGCATAAGTATAGACATGGATAGCAATCTGACGTACTTCCTGAACGGTGGAGGTTTGTTCGGTGAGAATGCCTCATTGGATGAGTATGGATTGGACGGAACGGTCGCAGGGATGAATGGAAGTTGGTTGCGTGCCAATTTCACGTGCCATACAGATATGCCAACCACGTATACATTGTTCATGGTTTTGTACGCCGTCGTTTGTTTGGTGGGAGTGATGGGAAATACTTTGGTGATTTACGTGGTGCTGCGCTTTTCCAATATGCAAACGGTGACCAACATGTACATTTTGAACCTGGCAATTGCAGACGAGTGCTTCCTGATCGGCATCCCCTTTCTAATCGCAACAATGCACATGGAACGCTGGGTATTCGGGGGAGCAATGTGCAAGGTGTATATGGTCAGCACATCGATTACGCAATTTACTTCGTCAATATTTCTGTTCATCATGTCCGCCGACCGATACATCGCTATTTGTCACCATATATCATCGCCGAAATATCGCACACCGCTGGTATCTCGTGTGGTATCCGTTTTGGCGTGGGTCGCATCCGCTTTGATTATGCTGCCAATACTTATATACGGTGACATCGTAGAGCTTAAACCCAACTACTACTCGTGTCAAATTGTGTGGCCCGAATCGCATAACCACCTGCCCGGATACACCTTCACGCTGTACTCGCTCATATTGGGGTTTGTTATCCCACTTTGCTTCATAATGACATTCTACTGTCTCGTCATCAGAAAACTGCGAAACGTTGGCCCGAAAACTACCAATAAATCACGCGGGAAACGACGCTCCCACAGGAAGGTAACCAAACTTGTGCTGACAGTTATTACGGTTTACATCCTCTGTTGGCTTCCCTACTGGATATCCCAAGTGGCACTTATTACGTCTCCCTACGGGTCGTGCAGCACCCGTCTGGATATCATACTATTTCTGTTGGTTGGCTGCTTGGGATACATCAACTCGGCCATCAATCCGATTCTGTACGCGTACCTTAGtgaaaatttcaagaaaagcTTCCTCAAAGCCTGCACATGTGCCGCTCGAGCCGAAGTCAACGCTCAGCTGAAGCTGGAAAACAGCGTCATGCCAAAACGCTCGCGAACACGCAACAACTCGGACACAACACAACTGACGATAACGAAGGTTCAACACCGGCTGATGATCGATCCGACCACAACGGGTACTACGACAACGACCGCGGCCTCCAATGTGTCCTCGCGGAATCCCAGCCCACCTGTTCAAAGGAGCTTATTGAATAGTAATAGcactaataataataacaacaacCACAACAAACCCGTTAGTAGTAATAGTGGGAACAATACGAAGAATTGTAACAACGAAAATCGGGCGCCAGCTGCGGCCACCACTGAAAGCAACAGCATCAAAACTAGCAACTCGACGGCATCCAatgccaacaacaacaacaacaacaacaacagtagTGTAGGTGAATTAGTGCAATTGTCTTAAATCAAATATACGATAAATTTTCGCTGTTATACAGAACCACAACTATGTTTAGGGAAAtcaatttgtattataatgtGTCATCATGCTGTCGGCAACCAAAGTGATAAACGATGTGCTGTAAATAAATTCGAATTTATCATTGAAAATAAATCTAGGTAAGCTATTTTGAAGCCTGACGGAACGCGTGAGCGCTCGGGAAGTAAATTCGTAAAATCGAAGAATGATTTCTGTGTTATGCTCTTGAAATAGAATATGAGAAACTTCCATGTCTACTCGTATAGTATCGAATTGAACTGTACACAGCAATGAACAATcttcgacaattttttttttaaaaacaagttTGAAGAATTGAACGTTCTAGGAAAAATGGCAAATGTTAATTACAGTGCTCAAAATTTACTTAAAAGTTCAATTCGatattaataacttttttattCCAAAACATCCACCCCAATGTTTCATTTGCATTAAAACGGAATAGGTGAGTATGACAGGTTTGGTGTCATGCAACTTTAGGGTGGTGAGTTGAATCGTATTTTACTGTCGATGATCACTCTGAGGTCGCGGATGGATTTGACGCGTTCCTAGGTTCGCCAGGGGCGTTCGACTTAAGACTGTCAAGACTGAAGGCAATACATTACACTTTTTGGTATTAATTTCCTTCacgttatacactgcgtttcacaactatagaaccattaTTTTttgtgagtttccagagatatgtaagaagtcagttgaattgaagtatacagTGTAGgttataataactatcttcatttaaaagactggccaattgaacttgattgttatGTTCAGgcgtgaaacattcaaaaaaactaaaatatcagtgtttcataactatagaaccagattgaaaaactctcacttctttacaaaattaacgtcaatttcacatgaattatattaacgttgacgtaggattccgttaggctatgatgttggatatgttggaaaaattacatcggtaaactcttcgataatgatttggtggtcctgaaaaggaccgttctctttggttgttgggtattgtttgttcactccaccagtgttcaccgagtgatgatggcagaaggatggtaaaataataaaagataccgatgtggaacgagatatgatgaaaaccaccctctgtgatcctagacgagatgcctcatgtgttatgtatggatgaaataaagaaaaaataactgaccaatgtaatatatgataattatcaataccgaacacaattatcattttttctcatcagtaaaaacctGTTACTATaacatagagaaaacatattcgaaatggaaaaggtagttcttttataatttttactttctgagtgtttattcaacacgatgcgaattttaattggactaacaacacctatacTATACTACATGTAGaccatatgggaaatcactttttctaatattttttctcttttccaatttttctcaccgtatAAATTTTCTTtgtgtgaaaatgaacacaacaaaacagacagctcaaaccgaacgatccgttctcgagggggaacacacattggttattatttatgaaaatagaaataaatcgtttcatatatcaagtcatttttaatacaactgctaccatatacaattttacacctacacttgtgctaaatttttcacaatatactATCGGTCGTTGAAATGAAATTTTaggaagcaaccaacattaaagttacaaatttaaattttatttgctagaattaatcgtagcactcacctcacttgcaatataaaaatgcctcgacttgcatatatttgcaatgccgatttcccccgggcaccttggttttaatgtctctgttagggaacacttttcggtgggaacaaaaatttccctactttcatgtatttacaatgccgatttcccccaggatgcttggttttgatgtctttgttagggaaccgccacatgtgtcgtcaatttcgaccaatcaaaagagggtatttccgttaggataggggttgagctttttcaattgttagtttcatgacatatattattttcatcaatataaaaaattgttgtggagtaccgaaatcgaatgacgcaaaaatttcatcaatccattatgaaatggctgagcaataagcgtttgaaattggacaattttcacgatgtgttcgattttcgattataaatttgtaccccaatatgttcccgaaagacgtaatcctacgtcaaaaaaaccatTCTGGGTgcttttgaccaagctgcgccatgttgtagtgtatatctcgttctacgcataggATACTGcccgtttaagctcttcaaatcacttatACTGCTTCTAAACTGCAACTACTATTCATACGattactcctcataagttcttgatagggttttgatctggtaaacaagctgaccagtccacaatctgaagcccctattcaataaaccatgccttgactttccggattttatgaattgatgccaaattacccaattatcacattgtttttgatgtagaaacagcagtaaatgattctgaagtacttcgttgtacTTCTGACTGTTTATTTATGTTGATGGCAAGctacctaaaccaggcctttttgagaaaattctgcTCAAACCATAAACATCCCATCTTCAAAGCtacgggtccaaaaactaatgttgaAGCCAATGCCATGGGTtacactatttcaggagaacttctctgatgaAACGAAATCcatcttgaatagaatttccTCATACTGTGcggacttacggaacgtgtcatgtaatttttcaacacgTAACCTTGCAGGCGACGGTTTGAtgatttgaggaaaatattttcaatacggcctggttcagatagcttttcatcaacaccaatgtacagtcagaagtgcaatgaagtacagAATTAttcacttctgtttttgcatcaaaaataccgtgataattgggtaattttgcatcaattcataacatccggaaagttaaggcatggtttaatgtataggggcttcagattatgGACTGGTCAACTAGTTCACCAGATCAAAACCTTATCAAGaacataaagggcgaacacgaaattattgcgacacattcaacagggcataacttttttaccattgggtaaaaatcaaccaaattttgcacactttctcatagatgtgtattgtctacatgctgtcaaactcgaagtcttGATTTtcaattcaacgaaaatggaggtgaaccaacgcgagtcgagagaacaaattctttccaaacacctggaatttcctgacctgtcgcaccaccagttgggaaaaatgttgaacattcaccattcaaccatctccagagtgttgaagcggttccaggagcggttgacgttggaccacggcaaaggagcttgaagaaaaccgggaccggagaacaaaaagactgAGGGAAAGGTTAAGCGGATGATAAAAGCAAATTCCAACGTCTCAaaccgtgatttggctaaaaagatcggcatgtcgcagagctacgtccagaatgcaaagaagagagctggactacatacatacaaggtacagaacttcccaaaccgcgatgagcggcaacaatcgacggctaaaactcgggcacggaagctctacgagaagatgcagacaaaatatggctgctgtgtgatggacgacgaaacgattttaagcaaattccggggttgaagtttttcaccggcaagagcaagttcgatgtggacgacaaatttgagaagaagaaaatgtcgaagttcgcctccaaatatctcgtttggcaggccatctgctcttgcggactgaggagtgagcctttcgtgacaaagggcacagtaaatagCGAGATcaacaaatctgagtgcctcgagaagcgccttttgccgttctcgcagcagcacgacgaagctccgctattttggccagatttggcatcatgccactattctaaaagtgtcctggagtggtatgaggccaattatGTCCATTTatttccaaaggacatgaacccgccaaactgtccggagctgcgcccggtggagcagtactgggcaataatgaagcgggaacttcggaagagcaagaagacagtcaaaga
The Toxorhynchites rutilus septentrionalis strain SRP chromosome 2, ASM2978413v1, whole genome shotgun sequence genome window above contains:
- the LOC129769484 gene encoding somatostatin receptor type 2-like; the protein is MDSNLTYFLNGGGLFGENASLDEYGLDGTVAGMNGSWLRANFTCHTDMPTTYTLFMVLYAVVCLVGVMGNTLVIYVVLRFSNMQTVTNMYILNLAIADECFLIGIPFLIATMHMERWVFGGAMCKVYMVSTSITQFTSSIFLFIMSADRYIAICHHISSPKYRTPLVSRVVSVLAWVASALIMLPILIYGDIVELKPNYYSCQIVWPESHNHLPGYTFTLYSLILGFVIPLCFIMTFYCLVIRKLRNVGPKTTNKSRGKRRSHRKVTKLVLTVITVYILCWLPYWISQVALITSPYGSCSTRLDIILFLLVGCLGYINSAINPILYAYLSENFKKSFLKACTCAARAEVNAQLKLENSVMPKRSRTRNNSDTTQLTITKVQHRLMIDPTTTGTTTTTAASNVSSRNPSPPVQRSLLNSNSTNNNNNNHNKPVSSNSGNNTKNCNNENRAPAAATTESNSIKTSNSTASNANNNNNNNNSSVGELVQLS